The proteins below come from a single Stigmatopora argus isolate UIUO_Sarg chromosome 11, RoL_Sarg_1.0, whole genome shotgun sequence genomic window:
- the LOC144085058 gene encoding pleckstrin homology domain-containing family A member 1-like isoform X5 yields the protein MPYVDRQNRICGFLDIEEHECSGKFLRRYFILDTQQGSLVWFMDNPQNLPVGTNCVGSLKLTYISKVSDATKLRPKAEFCFVINAGMRKVFLQANDQQDLVDWVTALNKATKITVPKVSDSQQNSENHKSLLDSAGPKKQVSYKTEIIGGVPIVTQTQHEGGDGAERAEREDMHRSHSQLPYFLGRPAQDHTVIKSGYCVKQGAVMRNWKRRYFLLEENSMSYFKSDLEKEPLRMIPLKEVHKVQECKQSDIMLRDNLFEVVTTSRTFYIQADSPEEMHSWIKAVSGAIVAQRGPGRSAATRLKSESDKLLSTEAS from the exons ATGCCTTACGTGGACCGGCAGAACCGCATCTGTGGCTTCCTGGACATCGAGGAGCACGAGTGCAGCGGCAAGTTCTTGCGCCGCTACTTCATCCTGGACACGCAGCAGGGGAGCCTGGTGTGGTTCATGGACAACCCGCAG AATCTTCCAGTTGGCACCAACTGCGTGGGCTCCCTGAAGCTTACTTACATTTCCAAG GTCAGCGACGCCACTAAGTTGAGGCCAAAGGCGGAGTTCTGCTTTG TCATTAATGCTGGGATGAGAAAGGTCTTCCTGCAGGCCAATGACCAGCAAGACCTGGTGGACTGGGTCACCGCGTTAAATAAAGCAACCAAGATCACG gTTCCTAAAGTCTCCGACAGCCAGCAGAATTCGGAAAACCACAAGTCTTTGCTGGATTCCGCGGGACCCAAAAAGCAAGTGTCCTATAAAACGGAGATCATAGGAGGGGTTCCCATCGTGACCCAGACTCAG CATGAAGGCGGCGACGGGGCGGAGCGAGCGGAGCGCGAGGACATGCATCGCTCGCACAGccagctaccgtattttctaggCAGGCCGGCCCAGGACCACACGGTCATCAAGTCCGGCTACTGCGTCAAGCAAGGCGCCGTA ATGAGGAACTGGAAGCGGCGATATTTCCTCCTGGAGGAAAACTCAATGAGCTACTTCAAGTCCGACCTG GAGAAAGAGCCCCTGAGGATGATCCCACTAAAGGAAGTTCACAAAGTGCAGGAGTGCAAACAGAG TGACATTATGTTGCGGGACAATCTGTTTGAGGTCGTCACCACGTCGAGAACATTTTACATACAG GCCGACAGTCCAGAGGAGATGCACAGCTGGATCAAGGCCGTCTCGGGGGCCATCGTGGCCCAACGTGGACCCGGGAGGTCCGCTGCCACA AGACTGAAATCCGAGAGCGACAAGCTGCTGAGCACCGAGGCCTCCTAA
- the LOC144085058 gene encoding pleckstrin homology domain-containing family A member 1-like isoform X1, translating to MPYVDRQNRICGFLDIEEHECSGKFLRRYFILDTQQGSLVWFMDNPQNLPVGTNCVGSLKLTYISKVSDATKLRPKAEFCFVINAGMRKVFLQANDQQDLVDWVTALNKATKITVPKVSDSQQNSENHKSLLDSAGPKKQVSYKTEIIGGVPIVTQTQHEGGDGAERAEREDMHRSHSQLPYFLGRPAQDHTVIKSGYCVKQGAVMRNWKRRYFLLEENSMSYFKSDLEKEPLRMIPLKEVHKVQECKQSDIMLRDNLFEVVTTSRTFYIQADSPEEMHSWIKAVSGAIVAQRGPGRSAATVHGGRSTFYRSPAGPPIPRSPVSAAPPGRPDDDDDAVGAGGPRSQPGVGQRALHEPAAPARSRPRAGPSLAPGGAAGKVSTCGEESPWRRRSAAEPRPPESALDLDDADLPVSEV from the exons ATGCCTTACGTGGACCGGCAGAACCGCATCTGTGGCTTCCTGGACATCGAGGAGCACGAGTGCAGCGGCAAGTTCTTGCGCCGCTACTTCATCCTGGACACGCAGCAGGGGAGCCTGGTGTGGTTCATGGACAACCCGCAG AATCTTCCAGTTGGCACCAACTGCGTGGGCTCCCTGAAGCTTACTTACATTTCCAAG GTCAGCGACGCCACTAAGTTGAGGCCAAAGGCGGAGTTCTGCTTTG TCATTAATGCTGGGATGAGAAAGGTCTTCCTGCAGGCCAATGACCAGCAAGACCTGGTGGACTGGGTCACCGCGTTAAATAAAGCAACCAAGATCACG gTTCCTAAAGTCTCCGACAGCCAGCAGAATTCGGAAAACCACAAGTCTTTGCTGGATTCCGCGGGACCCAAAAAGCAAGTGTCCTATAAAACGGAGATCATAGGAGGGGTTCCCATCGTGACCCAGACTCAG CATGAAGGCGGCGACGGGGCGGAGCGAGCGGAGCGCGAGGACATGCATCGCTCGCACAGccagctaccgtattttctaggCAGGCCGGCCCAGGACCACACGGTCATCAAGTCCGGCTACTGCGTCAAGCAAGGCGCCGTA ATGAGGAACTGGAAGCGGCGATATTTCCTCCTGGAGGAAAACTCAATGAGCTACTTCAAGTCCGACCTG GAGAAAGAGCCCCTGAGGATGATCCCACTAAAGGAAGTTCACAAAGTGCAGGAGTGCAAACAGAG TGACATTATGTTGCGGGACAATCTGTTTGAGGTCGTCACCACGTCGAGAACATTTTACATACAG GCCGACAGTCCAGAGGAGATGCACAGCTGGATCAAGGCCGTCTCGGGGGCCATCGTGGCCCAACGTGGACCCGGGAGGTCCGCTGCCACA GTGCACGGCGGCCGCTCCACTTTCTACCGCAGTCCCGCGGGCCCCCCCATCCCTCGCTCGCCCGTATCCGCCGCGCCACCCGGCCGGccagacgacgacgacgacgccgtCGGCGCGGGCGGTCCACGCTCGCAGCCTGGCGTGGGACAGCGAGCACTTCATGAGCCTGCTGCCCCGGCCCGCTCGCGGCCGCGCGCCGGCCCGTCTCTCGCTCCAGGAGGCGCCGCTGGCAAAGTGAGCACGTGCGGCGAGGAGTCGCCGTGGCGCCGGCGTAGCGCCGCCGAGCCGCGCCCGCCCGAGTCGGCCTTGGACCTGGACGACGCCGACCTACCGGTGAGCGAGGTCTGA
- the LOC144085058 gene encoding pleckstrin homology domain-containing family A member 1-like isoform X2: MPYVDRQNRICGFLDIEEHECSGKFLRRYFILDTQQGSLVWFMDNPQNLPVGTNCVGSLKLTYISKVSDATKLRPKAEFCFVINAGMRKVFLQANDQQDLVDWVTALNKATKITVPKVSDSQQNSENHKSLLDSAGPKKQVSYKTEIIGGVPIVTQTQHEGGDGAERAEREDMHRSHSQLPYFLGRPAQDHTVIKSGYCVKQGAVMRNWKRRYFLLEENSMSYFKSDLEKEPLRMIPLKEVHKVQECKQSDIMLRDNLFEVVTTSRTFYIQADSPEEMHSWIKAVSGAIVAQRGPGRSAATMRQARRLSNPCIQRYTSRIGECSSTCTAAAPLSTAVPRAPPSLARPYPPRHPAGQTTTTTPSARAVHARSLAWDSEHFMSLLPRPARGRAPARLSLQEAPLAK; this comes from the exons ATGCCTTACGTGGACCGGCAGAACCGCATCTGTGGCTTCCTGGACATCGAGGAGCACGAGTGCAGCGGCAAGTTCTTGCGCCGCTACTTCATCCTGGACACGCAGCAGGGGAGCCTGGTGTGGTTCATGGACAACCCGCAG AATCTTCCAGTTGGCACCAACTGCGTGGGCTCCCTGAAGCTTACTTACATTTCCAAG GTCAGCGACGCCACTAAGTTGAGGCCAAAGGCGGAGTTCTGCTTTG TCATTAATGCTGGGATGAGAAAGGTCTTCCTGCAGGCCAATGACCAGCAAGACCTGGTGGACTGGGTCACCGCGTTAAATAAAGCAACCAAGATCACG gTTCCTAAAGTCTCCGACAGCCAGCAGAATTCGGAAAACCACAAGTCTTTGCTGGATTCCGCGGGACCCAAAAAGCAAGTGTCCTATAAAACGGAGATCATAGGAGGGGTTCCCATCGTGACCCAGACTCAG CATGAAGGCGGCGACGGGGCGGAGCGAGCGGAGCGCGAGGACATGCATCGCTCGCACAGccagctaccgtattttctaggCAGGCCGGCCCAGGACCACACGGTCATCAAGTCCGGCTACTGCGTCAAGCAAGGCGCCGTA ATGAGGAACTGGAAGCGGCGATATTTCCTCCTGGAGGAAAACTCAATGAGCTACTTCAAGTCCGACCTG GAGAAAGAGCCCCTGAGGATGATCCCACTAAAGGAAGTTCACAAAGTGCAGGAGTGCAAACAGAG TGACATTATGTTGCGGGACAATCTGTTTGAGGTCGTCACCACGTCGAGAACATTTTACATACAG GCCGACAGTCCAGAGGAGATGCACAGCTGGATCAAGGCCGTCTCGGGGGCCATCGTGGCCCAACGTGGACCCGGGAGGTCCGCTGCCACA ATGCGGCAGGCCCGACGGCTGTCGAACCCCTGTATACAGAGGTATACGTCTCGAATTGGGGAGTGCAGCAGCAC GTGCACGGCGGCCGCTCCACTTTCTACCGCAGTCCCGCGGGCCCCCCCATCCCTCGCTCGCCCGTATCCGCCGCGCCACCCGGCCGGccagacgacgacgacgacgccgtCGGCGCGGGCGGTCCACGCTCGCAGCCTGGCGTGGGACAGCGAGCACTTCATGAGCCTGCTGCCCCGGCCCGCTCGCGGCCGCGCGCCGGCCCGTCTCTCGCTCCAGGAGGCGCCGCTGGCAAAGTGA
- the LOC144085058 gene encoding pleckstrin homology domain-containing family A member 1-like isoform X3: MPYVDRQNRICGFLDIEEHECSGKFLRRYFILDTQQGSLVWFMDNPQNLPVGTNCVGSLKLTYISKVSDATKLRPKAEFCFVINAGMRKVFLQANDQQDLVDWVTALNKATKITVPKVSDSQQNSENHKSLLDSAGPKKQVSYKTEIIGGVPIVTQTQHEGGDGAERAEREDMHRSHSQLPYFLGRPAQDHTVIKSGYCVKQGAVMRNWKRRYFLLEENSMSYFKSDLEKEPLRMIPLKEVHKVQECKQSDIMLRDNLFEVVTTSRTFYIQADSPEEMHSWIKAVSGAIVAQRGPGRSAATMRQARRLSNPCIQRYTSRIGECSSTLLQLCTCLRCVTSCLCLLLPPVRSLD, encoded by the exons ATGCCTTACGTGGACCGGCAGAACCGCATCTGTGGCTTCCTGGACATCGAGGAGCACGAGTGCAGCGGCAAGTTCTTGCGCCGCTACTTCATCCTGGACACGCAGCAGGGGAGCCTGGTGTGGTTCATGGACAACCCGCAG AATCTTCCAGTTGGCACCAACTGCGTGGGCTCCCTGAAGCTTACTTACATTTCCAAG GTCAGCGACGCCACTAAGTTGAGGCCAAAGGCGGAGTTCTGCTTTG TCATTAATGCTGGGATGAGAAAGGTCTTCCTGCAGGCCAATGACCAGCAAGACCTGGTGGACTGGGTCACCGCGTTAAATAAAGCAACCAAGATCACG gTTCCTAAAGTCTCCGACAGCCAGCAGAATTCGGAAAACCACAAGTCTTTGCTGGATTCCGCGGGACCCAAAAAGCAAGTGTCCTATAAAACGGAGATCATAGGAGGGGTTCCCATCGTGACCCAGACTCAG CATGAAGGCGGCGACGGGGCGGAGCGAGCGGAGCGCGAGGACATGCATCGCTCGCACAGccagctaccgtattttctaggCAGGCCGGCCCAGGACCACACGGTCATCAAGTCCGGCTACTGCGTCAAGCAAGGCGCCGTA ATGAGGAACTGGAAGCGGCGATATTTCCTCCTGGAGGAAAACTCAATGAGCTACTTCAAGTCCGACCTG GAGAAAGAGCCCCTGAGGATGATCCCACTAAAGGAAGTTCACAAAGTGCAGGAGTGCAAACAGAG TGACATTATGTTGCGGGACAATCTGTTTGAGGTCGTCACCACGTCGAGAACATTTTACATACAG GCCGACAGTCCAGAGGAGATGCACAGCTGGATCAAGGCCGTCTCGGGGGCCATCGTGGCCCAACGTGGACCCGGGAGGTCCGCTGCCACA ATGCGGCAGGCCCGACGGCTGTCGAACCCCTGTATACAGAGGTATACGTCTCGAATTGGGGAGTGCAGCAGCAC CCTGCTGCAGCTGTGCACCTGTCTTAGATGTGTGACTTCCTGCTTGTGTCTCCTCCTCCCTCCTGTTCGAAGCCT AGACTGA
- the LOC144085058 gene encoding pleckstrin homology domain-containing family A member 1-like isoform X4 — MPYVDRQNRICGFLDIEEHECSGKFLRRYFILDTQQGSLVWFMDNPQNLPVGTNCVGSLKLTYISKVSDATKLRPKAEFCFVINAGMRKVFLQANDQQDLVDWVTALNKATKITVPKVSDSQQNSENHKSLLDSAGPKKQVSYKTEIIGGVPIVTQTQHEGGDGAERAEREDMHRSHSQLPYFLGRPAQDHTVIKSGYCVKQGAVMRNWKRRYFLLEENSMSYFKSDLEKEPLRMIPLKEVHKVQECKQSDIMLRDNLFEVVTTSRTFYIQADSPEEMHSWIKAVSGAIVAQRGPGRSAATMRQARRLSNPCIQRYTSRIGECSSTD; from the exons ATGCCTTACGTGGACCGGCAGAACCGCATCTGTGGCTTCCTGGACATCGAGGAGCACGAGTGCAGCGGCAAGTTCTTGCGCCGCTACTTCATCCTGGACACGCAGCAGGGGAGCCTGGTGTGGTTCATGGACAACCCGCAG AATCTTCCAGTTGGCACCAACTGCGTGGGCTCCCTGAAGCTTACTTACATTTCCAAG GTCAGCGACGCCACTAAGTTGAGGCCAAAGGCGGAGTTCTGCTTTG TCATTAATGCTGGGATGAGAAAGGTCTTCCTGCAGGCCAATGACCAGCAAGACCTGGTGGACTGGGTCACCGCGTTAAATAAAGCAACCAAGATCACG gTTCCTAAAGTCTCCGACAGCCAGCAGAATTCGGAAAACCACAAGTCTTTGCTGGATTCCGCGGGACCCAAAAAGCAAGTGTCCTATAAAACGGAGATCATAGGAGGGGTTCCCATCGTGACCCAGACTCAG CATGAAGGCGGCGACGGGGCGGAGCGAGCGGAGCGCGAGGACATGCATCGCTCGCACAGccagctaccgtattttctaggCAGGCCGGCCCAGGACCACACGGTCATCAAGTCCGGCTACTGCGTCAAGCAAGGCGCCGTA ATGAGGAACTGGAAGCGGCGATATTTCCTCCTGGAGGAAAACTCAATGAGCTACTTCAAGTCCGACCTG GAGAAAGAGCCCCTGAGGATGATCCCACTAAAGGAAGTTCACAAAGTGCAGGAGTGCAAACAGAG TGACATTATGTTGCGGGACAATCTGTTTGAGGTCGTCACCACGTCGAGAACATTTTACATACAG GCCGACAGTCCAGAGGAGATGCACAGCTGGATCAAGGCCGTCTCGGGGGCCATCGTGGCCCAACGTGGACCCGGGAGGTCCGCTGCCACA ATGCGGCAGGCCCGACGGCTGTCGAACCCCTGTATACAGAGGTATACGTCTCGAATTGGGGAGTGCAGCAGCAC AGACTGA
- the LOC144085058 gene encoding pleckstrin homology domain-containing family A member 1-like isoform X6 — protein sequence MPYVDRQNRICGFLDIEEHECSGKFLRRYFILDTQQGSLVWFMDNPQNLPVGTNCVGSLKLTYISKVSDATKLRPKAEFCFVINAGMRKVFLQANDQQDLVDWVTALNKATKITVPKVSDSQQNSENHKSLLDSAGPKKQVSYKTEIIGGVPIVTQTQHEGGDGAERAEREDMHRSHSQLPYFLGRPAQDHTVIKSGYCVKQGAVMRNWKRRYFLLEENSMSYFKSDLEKEPLRMIPLKEVHKVQECKQSDIMLRDNLFEVVTTSRTFYIQADSPEEMHSWIKAVSGAIVAQRGPGRSAATPAAAVHLS from the exons ATGCCTTACGTGGACCGGCAGAACCGCATCTGTGGCTTCCTGGACATCGAGGAGCACGAGTGCAGCGGCAAGTTCTTGCGCCGCTACTTCATCCTGGACACGCAGCAGGGGAGCCTGGTGTGGTTCATGGACAACCCGCAG AATCTTCCAGTTGGCACCAACTGCGTGGGCTCCCTGAAGCTTACTTACATTTCCAAG GTCAGCGACGCCACTAAGTTGAGGCCAAAGGCGGAGTTCTGCTTTG TCATTAATGCTGGGATGAGAAAGGTCTTCCTGCAGGCCAATGACCAGCAAGACCTGGTGGACTGGGTCACCGCGTTAAATAAAGCAACCAAGATCACG gTTCCTAAAGTCTCCGACAGCCAGCAGAATTCGGAAAACCACAAGTCTTTGCTGGATTCCGCGGGACCCAAAAAGCAAGTGTCCTATAAAACGGAGATCATAGGAGGGGTTCCCATCGTGACCCAGACTCAG CATGAAGGCGGCGACGGGGCGGAGCGAGCGGAGCGCGAGGACATGCATCGCTCGCACAGccagctaccgtattttctaggCAGGCCGGCCCAGGACCACACGGTCATCAAGTCCGGCTACTGCGTCAAGCAAGGCGCCGTA ATGAGGAACTGGAAGCGGCGATATTTCCTCCTGGAGGAAAACTCAATGAGCTACTTCAAGTCCGACCTG GAGAAAGAGCCCCTGAGGATGATCCCACTAAAGGAAGTTCACAAAGTGCAGGAGTGCAAACAGAG TGACATTATGTTGCGGGACAATCTGTTTGAGGTCGTCACCACGTCGAGAACATTTTACATACAG GCCGACAGTCCAGAGGAGATGCACAGCTGGATCAAGGCCGTCTCGGGGGCCATCGTGGCCCAACGTGGACCCGGGAGGTCCGCTGCCACA CCTGCTGCAGCTGTGCACCTGTCTTAG